A genome region from Heterodontus francisci isolate sHetFra1 unplaced genomic scaffold, sHetFra1.hap1 HAP1_SCAFFOLD_716, whole genome shotgun sequence includes the following:
- the LOC137364716 gene encoding deleted in malignant brain tumors 1 protein-like: protein MIFLIITETAKLRLANGGSRCAGRVEIHYRGQWGTVYGNFWDLPDAAVVCRELGCGTAVSAPGEAHFGEGSGPVVTGYVECSGTEAALRDCKSYQWDHYSWSHVYDAGVICSDHRSPRLTSGDSPCSGRLEIQYVETWGTVCDLDWDLKDANVVCSQLQCGVAVSVPSSAHFGEGTGLVRTDVFECTGNESSLLDCRLFQGTQQECSHRNDASVICSGKHGPRLVDGTNRCSGRVEVLHGDQWGTVCDVYFDLEDANVVCEHLQCGTVTSIPGGAHFGKGAGPVWMESYRCRGNETQLWECPVSSWDQFSCSHENDASVICTESFTLSRNLYC, encoded by the exons atgatatttctgattatTACAGAGACGGCGAAGCTGAGACTggcgaatgggggcagtcggtgcgctgggagagtggagattcactacaggggacagtgggggactgtgtatggcAATTTCTGGGACCTGCCGGACGCCGCTGTTGTCTGTCgcgagctgggctgcgggaccgccgTCTCTGCACCGGGTgaagctcactttggggaagggtccggacccgttgtgacgggttatgtagagtgcagcgggaccgaggccgctctgcgggactgcaaatcatatcaatgggatcactattcctggtcacacgtctatgatgccggcgtcatctgctcag atcacagatctcctagactaacatccggagactccccatgctcaggcagactggagatccagtacgttgaaacctggggaacagtgtgtgaccttgactgggatttgaaagacgccaatgtggtctgtagtcagcttcagtgtggagtcgccgtgtcggTGCCAAGTTCtgctcattttggagagggcactgggctcgtacggactgatgtctttgaatgcactgggaacgagtccagtttattggattgccgtctttttcaaggaactcagcaggagtgcagccacaggaacgatgccagtgtgatctgttccg ggaaacatggacctcgattggttgatgggacgaacagatgctcaggccgggtggaggtgctacatggagaccagtgggggacggtgtgtgacgtttactttgatttggaagacgccaacgtggtctgtgagcaccttcagtgtgggacagtaacctcaataccgggaggagctcactttgggaagggagccggtccagtgtggatGGAAAGTTACAGGTGTCGGGGGAATGAGACGCAATTGTGGgagtgtcctgtttcatcctgggatcagtttagctgctcacatgaaaatgacgccagtgtcatctgtacgg AATCCTTCACGCTGTCTCGGAACCTGTATTGTTGA